The Schistocerca gregaria isolate iqSchGreg1 chromosome 1, iqSchGreg1.2, whole genome shotgun sequence genome includes a window with the following:
- the LOC126350798 gene encoding uncharacterized protein LOC126350798 encodes MSRLLLLLLGSYLLVLCAQHVAAKDDSNPDDDDDSDDGTPCPEWQSVGPEGGEEPDGISSVNFTTEETEDAPPIQADGADSRHRALARTAAHAKAAKARTAAKARTAAKARTVAKKAGRTVVKAARAHHQ; translated from the exons ATGTCGCGCCTTTTGCTGCTGCTCCTAGGGTCCTACCTGCTCGTGTTATGCGCGCAACACGTCGCCGCCAAAGACGACTCCAACCCGGACGATGACGACGACTCCGATGACGGAACGCCGTGTCCAGAATGGCAGTCTGTAGGTCCTGAGGGAGGGGAGGAGCCTGATGGGATCAGCAGTGTCAACTTTACGACGGAAGAAACCGAGGACGCACCTCCTATCCAGG CTGATGGTGCCGATTCGAGACACAGGGCCCTTGCGAGGACAGCTGCCCATGCCAAAGCCGCCAAAGCCAGGACAGCAGCCAAAGCCAGGACTGCCGCCAAAGCCAGGACAGTTGCCAAGAAAGCCGGCAGAACAGTGGTGAAAGCAGCCAGGGCGCACCACCAGTGA